In Rhodamnia argentea isolate NSW1041297 chromosome 1, ASM2092103v1, whole genome shotgun sequence, the genomic window CAAGATACATGAGCATTGTGCAGATAGCCGTCTCCACTGGGAGATGGAACACAAACGAACCCACCCGAAGCATTCAGCTGAAGAAGAGATCCTTTCATGGTGCCGCCGCTACTTCAGCCATTTCCTGTTCCACCGTGCTAGGCATGACAGGGTAGTATCTGTAGTGAAGTTCCCCAACATCATCACCAGATAGCTTCTTCCATCCAGTTGGTCCCACATGATAAACTGAATGGGAGAAAACAGATGAACATTAAAGAAAATTCCCAGATGCAGGTGCGCTCTATGCATGcgtgcacgagagagagagagaacgagtaCCGCTTGCAACTCCACCACTGGCTCCATCACGAAAAGTTGCATGGTAAATGGCTCTTCTAGCCAATTCTGCAGCTTCTTCAACTGACATGTCATAACGGTAGCTAGCAAATGCAAGGGCAGGAAATCCATCAGATTGATCATGGTAGAAACAAGGAAACCAGTCTAATGCTACAAGAACTTCTTTTCAAATAACTGATAAATAAAAACTCGAAGAAACTACAGAATTCGACTGGGTTCTTGAAATTACAAATCAAAGCTAATGCCACTAGGAAGCTACTCAATCATCAGGATACATGCTAACCAAAAGCTAAAGTGCATGTAGGTCGAAAAGTCCCGAGGCAAGAGTATCCATACAGCATATTTGCATTGTCAGGGATGACCTCTGCTGGTGTAGACCTCCACATAATCTCAGTTTGAAGGTAGACTATTTGCGCATATTCATATTCCAACCATATCCTTAGAAATGACCAAATGCATGTTTTATACTCGCGATCCAAACTTTGACCACCATTAATAGTCAAAGGACTTCTCCCCTCCTCATATAACGAGAACCAATTTAGTTTCTTACTGTACGTAGTAAATGCAGATGAAAGGTAAAAGCAAGTGTATGACTAGCACAAAAAGAAGACGGAGAAGAAAGTTTATTGTCCTTCTTGCTCTTTCAATTGGGGTGGGTAGACAGAGCTTCAACTCAGTATTCAACCCCCACACACTTCCCACTAGCTTTTGGCTCTTTCTATGTGatttaaatggatcaatatcCGTTCTTACTGCCAATAATTAGGTGAATATGCTGCCTCTTCTGTATATATAAGGAATACAGTAACAAGAAGAATTTCTAAGTAAGAAATGCATCCATCTGATGTTCGTGCATCCCTTTGTCAAAAAGCAAATTAGTCCAATATAATTGACAACCTACAGAATAGAACTACAAAGAAGTAACATACCCGCTATCCAAAACCCCATATGCATATGGTGACCCAGATCCAACCGAGAACCGAGTCCCTTTCAATCTTCCTCCCTCACTGTCCACATAATATAGACCTGGGCCCTACACCATGCATAGAAGCAAGATATAGAAAGATACAAACAAAAAGCCTATATATATTTGTCAATTGACATGCCGATACCGTCTCATCCCAGCCAGCGATCATCGTCCCAACCGATAGACCCATTCCACGATACGAATAGAGAATGTTTGCAAGGAGCTTTGAAGCCCCCGTGACTGAGATCCTCCGTTTGTTTGCCAATTCATGGAGCCGACACTATTCAGATAAAGCACATTTTCAATAACATATTGTAATGTTAAAAGCATGTAGCGTTCAGCACCATAAAGCTTAGACACTGTAGAGATGGATGAGAGTATACATATTTCTTTGAAAACTATAGTAAGCCTCTCCCACAACAGTTATTCAGATTAACAGAGAAGGGACATAGAGAAACCACAAACTTATGCATGCAATTCATCAACTAATTCCACCTGCAGAAAGAAGTATTGTCTAACACAAGTTGTGGTGTCTAGGACACATATTACAAGCAAACCTACAACTTATAATTCCCCATTTCTCAAAACAAAACACGCAACCTTCCAAAAGAAAGGAGTATCCCAGTATGCCTGATGATTAGCAATCCAGAGTTTCTAAGAAAGAAAGTAAgctactttttcccttttatcaTGTTTTCTTTGGTCAAGTCTATCAGTAAAAAAGATTCATATTGCTCTATTTTGTTTGCTCATACACTCGCTATGCAACATGAGAATCTTAACAATGACGATGacaagaaggagaaaatatcATGCTCAACATGCTTAATGTGAAACAAGCGAGCAGATTTCCAAATGCTGAAGCAGCAACTCAATAGGGGAGTGTCAAAGTATTTTCCTAGTTCACTATCTGCAATCGAAGTGTCACTAAGTGCCTCTGATAAGGTATCACtatcatttaaaataagaagaagaaaaatttcctGTCAAGGAGAAAAGTGATTACCTTAATACCTAGATTTCGGTGCCAAAATTGGCAGTCAGCAGCTCCTCCAGCCATTGTTCCAAGCATGTGTGGATTTATTTCAATTATCTTCTTCACTGACTGAGATGCTGCAAATAACAGAAATGAAAAGGTGATTTTAATAATGTTATTCACAGCAAACTTCATTGGGGCATGCACTACTGAACATTGATCGAGACAACCATATACAGTGCATTACCTGACCCAAAGGCAGGTAACATGTACTACAGAAAATAAAGGAATACGAGCTTGTGAATCTATTCGTACGTAATATGGGCTCGACCATATACAGTGCATTACCTGACCCAAAGGCAGGTAACATGTACTCAGAAAATAAAGGAATACGAGCTGGTGAATCTATTCGTACGTAATGTGGGCACTCTCTCCCCCGACATGAACTAGCATTAACACACATCCTGAAGATATCACTAAACCAACAAAAATGAACTTACAGATATAGCCTCCCATGCTAGCTCGAGAATCAGCAGCAACCATAACACCCTCcttaaaaataaaagcaagggTTGTCGTTCCCTTAGCAGGCTTCACCATCTGCACAGCTTCCTTTTGAAAGTTGTCGAACTGAAAATACAAGCACGAATGTAAAAACCCGCCGCCTGACTGACTGTTCATCCAGCCAAACCAAAAAGAACAGCTTCTTGAAACTCACATCACAAGCACCAGGAATTTCAAAAGACGGGGCAGCCGAAAACCCCTCAAGCAGCTCTTTGTTCATCCCGAAAATTGGCATGGTGGACTCAAGGCCGCTGGTATCAAGCTTCATGGCTAAAACCTGTAAGAAAAACCCAAGCAACTACATAACCACGGACAAGACCATCCACTAAGCTTCTCAATAATTACACCAAAAAACACAGGTTTCTCAGAGAGCTCCAACGAACTCCAAATAGATCAAAAGCACGCTTTTGCCAACAAAATATCCGATTTGAGCTGTTTCCGGCGTGCTCCATTGTCATATCACTGAAGCAACAAAAACTATTCCGCAAGAAAAGTCCAATTTCTCATTCGAATAAATAGAATCTCAAGCATCCCTTCCACTCGGAATTTGACTACAGGATGCACTCAAAAACATAAAGACGCCTAATGATCCTCTCTATCgtcaaaaaatgtaaaatgcAACAAGAGATAACAGGGTAGTTGCAGTGTCATCACTTGACTCGATAACTAAATCGAACAGTCGCATGTCAAACGAAATCGACTGAAGCAAAACGACATAAACACGCACAGATAGAAACACCTTGCACAGTGATTCAACGGATGGATTCCAAATTCTTCGacaaaacagaaacaaaaaagggggaaaaaaaaagaaaagctaactGGGAGCTGATCCAATCAAGTTCCACATTAAAGAAAGAGTCGATTCAACATACACAAGCACTAATGCCGTCGAAGAAGCAGAAACAGGAGCAGATTCAGCTCGCCGGGGTTAACCGAAAGACGGCGATGCTTACCGGCCGGCGGCTAGACTTGACGAATTCGCTGCGAGCTTTGGAACGGGCTTGCTGAAGAGCGATGTTGGCggagaggggaagaagaaatgattttgatgctttcttcttctttcttgtgctGCAGGAAAAGGTGCGTCACTGAGCTTTGGAGCCTAAACGGGCTAAGAGGTCCGGCCCATTTAGTCCAAGTCAATCCGCATTCTCAGTAGCCCAATAGGAAGAGAGACAGAAACCCACACCTCCACATTGGATTTGGAACTAGACCCGATCAAACGGGTGGGGCCCGACTTGTTTTGGGGAACCCGTCCATGGCAGGATAAGTATGTATATGAATTTTGGATTCGGGCTTTTCGACGTCGAGCATTTTCAAGACGCCTCCACTTGCGCTTTGGGCCTCGCAGACCCAAATGGGATCGAGCTCGTGATCGGGTCTAATGAGAACAGATGAGATTTGCGCCGGGGAAGATGCAGGCTTCGAGAGCCATAAGTCCTAATAGGAAGTCGGTATGTTTTACCATGAGACTACAACTTACTTTTTTTGCGTTTTTGGTCGAAGACTACAACTTATTTAAAGGGCTCTCTTACtgtggaagaaaaaggaaaatttgcatCGCTCGCATGGTGCGCCTCTCCCTTTATTGGCAAAAAGGGTAAGGAGTCGGGATCTCACGCTCATTATGAAATATTAGGTTTGGATCGTCCATGCTCCGCATCCCCCGCGACCCAAAAGTCGAAGGTTCTCACAAGCCCATCACGTAGCCCGACCAAGATACTTGCAGCTAGGAAGTCTCTTCACACGAGATAAGCCCTCAGCCGCGCAACTCGATGGCACGAGCCATTCGAAGGTTCACTTGCCCATTTATCCCTAGACCCCCGTCACTTTCGTAGTGCTTGGGACGGCTTACCTTAAGTTACCCATCGGGTGCCGCTTCGTTTTACATGCTTTTGCGTCTACTGGATTTAGCCCACACACAATTGTCCCCATGTCTGTCGCTAGAAAAGATGAGTCGGTCCTTGACGGGCCAGCTGCGCGTAGATCGTGGTCCCAACTCCCAAATCGAAGCCGGCCATACTTGTGTCGATGTACATCATGGTAAAACTAACACAAAAGATCATGgattactattttattttatttttacaataGAGCCTTTTGTAAATGTGTGATTCACATTCCCCTCGACAGGAGGCGTGGGGATCTCACTCCTTAAACGCTGGAGGGCTTGCACTCATGAACAACTACTATTGTATATAATCTCATTCTTTTATAATTAAGAATTGTAACATAGAGGTTATATAcattaattatagtgaaataaTCATCTGATGCAAGGTATGCTAGTAGCTTTTCAACTATCACTTCCTAGATGGAGCTCTGACAGGAGATTTCTAAATGCCTTGGCTTTAAGCCGAGGTCGGATTATGCAACATTTGAGCCACGCGTTAGCTAGACCCCCGATCTGCGTAGACCTAGGGTGAATACTCATCATTTAAGACATGGACCACCATGGTATCTAATTCCATTCGCTCTCCCATTGGAAAAAAAGAGATGAATAGAGTTGATAAGGTAGAACCAGTTGAAGAAAGATCTCAATTTAAGGTTGAACCAAGATAAACCTTCTATTTCGATTTACCTTTCACGTATTTATTCTCTATTTCGTTGTTTGTGCGTCTAAACCTAACTTCTTTTATGATTTGCATGTCGAAACATAAATGAACTCGCTTTCGATGAAAATAGTTCTTGTTTCATTAAAGCATTTGCAACTTATTAATTCGAAGCTGCCCACGTTGGAAAGTACGAGAATATCCTCGATTAATATAACAAGAACATTCAACGTCCCTTTCTAGTGTCTccctttatttgtttatttatttagtgaGAAGATTTGTTTAGGCTTGATTGATGATGATGTTGAAAAAAATGTCCCATGACAGTTTTCAAAATCCCATCGAAATCAAAGAACGACATTGTCATTGATTCAGGAAATCGACTAGCAATTAAGATGGCTTTCGATTCCAAGAGTCAACGCACATATTTGACTTCACTTTGCATCGCGGACTCTCTTTTGACGTGGAAGCGAGGAAAGGGACTCATGCAGAGAACGTGGACACCAACTGCCCTGCCCCTTCCACTTCGACCATCACATGCATCTGGTGACCACTCATGAATGCTTTTTTATTGAGATAATTGCCTATACGATCTCAGAATTTTGATCTGATATGTAACGTTATTAATGAAatgttaatttgttcaatacgatctttgaaatttttggttaaACGTTTAATCTAGTctctaaactatataaaaaCATCGGCAAAATGACACCATAAGTGCgaaaatttgtgtacggcgctcattttagtgttaaAAAGTTTTTCGACTCACTTttatgccaactttttttaataacgatcacttaaatgacaatttcaatatgtttggccgaaaatcctacgtgacatttttttattattaataattaagcATACATGGGTTGTCGGGGGATCCAATgatcaataaaacaaaataaaagttaaaaaaatattctaaaaaataaaaattaaaacataagctaaaaaactaaaaaaaaaatattaaaaaaaagggaataaaagGGCTTGGCAGCGGTGGGAGCCTCGCCGCCActgccccaccatcgccagcaATGATTGGTGGGGGTCGCGGGCCCTCGGCCAAACCTAAGCAAGGGCtggcgacccttgccgaccTCAGACGATGGCCTACATGCAccatctttttctgttctttgctCTTGACGGTACCCCACGATCCCAGGCACCATCTCAATTGGCTTCTCCACACGCACAACGGACCAGCAAATTGTCGATTTACTATCGCACAGTCATGTACATAATAGGAGTCCAGCTTGATTTTCGTGCTCAATTTCCTATATGGCTTTAAAGTACACCGACGCGGTTAACATTGGTCCAACAATAGAAATAGAAACGCATTATTGCAAAGTGGATTTGGATAAAGTTTAACCCGAAAATAGTAACCTTGGGGATCTATCTACATAAGTCAACCAGCTCAATCTACTTGAGTTTTGGCCCACCTCAAATGTAATAATGAGGTAAGCTTAAACACTCGAGTCCAAGGTTGTTATTTCTAGCTAGCTAATGGGGTGGGGTCTTGGGAGCATAGCATGTGATTATCACTCCCTTGGGTCGTAGAGGTCTCTTTAAGACATGCATGTCGGTCTTGTACataaatgggaaaaataaaaaacgtaaCTACTTTTATAATAAAGAGCGTAACCACGATTTCAAGGTTGTATATGCACGGCGTTGTGTCAAGTAAAATGGCCAATAATGATTGAATtgtcacgtcagcgattttcgaggaaaattaattaaaatgactACATTACAATTGCGaacaaaagtttaaaaataaattgacaaaattgaaaatatttggattgaTCGGGTAATTTCTTTCAAAGTGATTACTGTTTGGCACCGGCCTTGATCATTAAACATCAAATTGTCCTGTTGAAATTGCAAAACGTTTGAAGCTCGTTGCTGACGCTTCACCTTTTGATGTTGGAGATGGACATCGAATGACGTCTCTGGGTCTCTTTGGACAGCCGCCCCATTCTCTGCGGGAATTTAATCAATGGAGTGACTAGCCGACTCGATATTGAATGATTATTTTGGATTCAAAGCTCtctttattttatgaaaaaattaagtTATTGAATGATTATTCTGCATTCAAAGCTCtctttattttgcgaaaaaattaaataattttaaaaaatatttttctgataaCTATTGCTTATatctcttataaaaataaatgaatgaaaagtttTCATCgcccataaaaaatatttagagataaattgttatcgataatgaaattttttcgattgattaattatttcaaacaatacaagcaattatttgtgagaaattatttttcaaatcattcattttccttgACTCCGTCTGTTTcacagaaaaataattatttgaaaaatacttttcgtaaaacgatcattttttatACTGCTTACACAAATGAATGACTGATAAATATTTCATTGTCCACGAAGTTAGGCGTAAATTGGTATCggtaatgaaagtattttttgttgactgattttttcaaacattacaagcgatcgttttttaaaaaatattttttaaatcattcatgtGTGATGAAGTAAATAGTGCCTAAGAATTTGGGACAATCTGAAACACGTTAAGTTCATGATCATAAATAAAGCGATAAGAAGAGCAAAGTAGTAATTGGCAGTCATGAGAATTTTGTTGgtagaattataaaaaaaagtccaaaaattattacaattatgtcaattcggaaaagtccaaaaattattacaattatgtcaattcaaacttaaatttttttttgtgttaatttagtcataaatcttttacatttgtagtAATTCAATCCACTTGGCCGATCTATGCTGATGAGGCAAaatcttaatgatttttttttcctttttattcttttcttactCTTTTTACCCCTTTCCCcctttggccggcgagggtagCCATAAATCATTATATTATTGGCTGTAAATCACTGTAAAGGACAAGTCATTACTAAGTAATCATCATCCAAACGTAACAATTTACTTTAAAGTCATGTAAGGTAAATATTTGAACGTCGCAACTACTCATTAAAGTTTAACAATTTGAATTTTATCGGCAATCTCTTTTTCTCCGTTCTCGTTGTTCTGTCCCGATGATTGgaacatcttctttctttttttttcctaattcttAATTTTAGTGTCATCTCCCCCTGCAATTTGAATAAACATGTACCCAGCATTCAGCAAATTTTCTTAAATGTTCGTTagttattatttattaaaaaggtaaaaatcaccaaaaatttcaaattatattcactatgacacatttattctaaactttttttttgtgacaccaaaattttaaacttttatataacacatttaccctccgtcaAAATTCTATTGATGAGATTTATTAAAAATCTGCCTACGTGGATGTTGAAAAGTAAACAATGTTGATatggcgaaagtgaaataaacACGATGTtgttttggctaaaaatcatTTGACGGAATCTTGACGGAAAGTAAATGTGTTCCGTagatacaagtttgagattttttatgtcacaataAAAAAGTTCAAGGGAAATTTGTCGCAGAGGgcataatttgaggtttttaatgTCATTAGAAAACACAGAGTAAATATGTGAAAATGAACATAGtttcgaggtttttttttttttttttcctgcttgcTTTTTTGCTTATTAAAATAATGCGATGATTTGTGTCTCGTATGGGCGACTGatttgccctttttctttcGCCCCACAAAGCAATCAGAATCGGCTATAGCGGGTCAACTCAAAATTCCACCTGCAGGCGACACGTGTCGTTTCTTGTGGTTGGGAAAATTGGGATTTTGTATTTTCCAACTGTTTGCACCGACAAGCAGAGCAAATTAGTCAAAAGCTGGGGTTCGTTCACTGTTCGTTTCGCGCCCACGTCGAGCGAATCATGATGATTGCGGAAAATCGCTTCACCGAGACATCATATcccactttcctttttccttaaaGCCCAATCCGAGAATTTTTGACGTGGCTTCGTAAGATTTCACGACTCTAACGTGTTAAAAACCAACGCGACTTTTGAATTCGTTCGACTTCAACTGCCGGTAATCGACCCCCGGCTCATGCGCAATTCACGTGTTTTCCGCCATCTTACGTGGACTTTCTCGATAGTGCCGCCACTCGATCTGTGTCACTGAATTCGGGCATTCTGATTGAAATTGAGGAATTAAACGAGCATCGTCACGAATTTAGTAAGTTTTGTGGGAGATAGAAATTTGAGCAAGAAAATTTACGAGATTCGTTTTTTCAGGGAATAATTATTCGGAGCCTTGAACCTATTGTATGAcgatcaattcggtcctaaactttttaattactcctaaacattttgtcgatttgtcaatgtagttgtTCCATTCGGGAATAGCCGACGGGGGAGTGATCATGTCTATCCACTTCAGCgaaaaattggttggaagaCCTAGCAAatcctttaaatttttaagattaagttggcaaaatcaaaaagtttgtgattgaattgaccgccttataatatgtttatgatttttttaaaacaattttcCCATCATGGACCTAATTATGGATATTTGTCTGTGATTTGATATGCACTTAAAACTGAATTTGCTAAAATGTTTAACATGGTAAAAGTTCTAGTTTACTAAACTTGAAACTTATTTGAGCCCTAAAGTATGTTGACATAATGCAAGAACGcaatagagagaaaatgaaagtatGATTCAAAATAACAAAGTCAGTGCCGGTTAATttcaaattcataaatttgaCCATAAAATACAGCAGGATCGGATAATAAGAAGGTTGCTATACTTTCGggtagaaaaaatgaaataaaaataaagaattttacATTCAAACCACATTGAttaattcgacaaaaaaaaaagtatattgaTTACTCTCATAGCGTGAATAATCAATGTATTGGAAATTgcattgttttaaataaagtgcACTCGACCAGTGCTCCTAGGATTTCCGTTTTGAATAAGTTTTCTTGTTCCTCGTGCATTCCATTTTGCTTAGTGAcgcaaataaattaagaaattgacaTTTCGGACGCGGCAATGGACTCGGAAAAATTTATTCGAAATGGTTTTCATGAGGAAAAATGCTCCATTTTGacttaaataggaaaaaaaaccgCACAAATAAGACGTTTTAATAGTTATTGAGTCTCTCTATGGCCAATCCTTCATTGGGTTACAAAAGCACTCAATTTAGGAGCCGCGGTTCTCGACACGATACAAAACAAAACTTGAACGTTCCGTCAATTTATTGGGAGATCTCTCGAACTCGGGAGACACGGCACGTGCACACCACAAGACTAATTTGTAAGGTTGAGCGATTCTATAATCAGTCTAGATTCCACCTGAAATTTGAAACTTACTTTTCGAAAGAGTTTAtccaatttttagaacttgaaacctactgtGTCATAAGTGACACGGTCTATCATGGCTTCgcttgtattcttaattgaacaattgcagTAAACCATCACCTCCGATAATTACCATTTGCTGCCACAATACGTTGaccacaattcatatttagacatatgaagaatatgaaatattactACAATAAAAATCTTAATTATGGATGTTCTCGAAATAGAAATTCAAACTAATGATTTCAAATTACGCACTCATCATTGAACCCAATAGAATATCCTAAAATCTCGAACCTATTCTCACCGATTCGGTtattcaattttcgattttactTTGAAATCATGTTGGTCCGCGTTAATTTGAAACCGgcatgaatcgaaataattTTAATGGAAATGCtatatgtctaaatatttgatAAAGATGTGGATAAGGACACGAGTCCGAATACGACGGGCGAATTAGTCACTTTCCTATAAACTTGTAATGCCGGATATGGTCAATGGTTTGAGGGGGAGAAAAGCAAGTTTAGCAACGTTTCGATTGTATTAAAGCAAAATTTGGTGGAGTGGGACCCGACTCTTGATTTTGACTTGAGTGATGTGATACATTTGTTCGTTAGTGCTCCCCAGAGCTCCGACCCCGCAaccattttaaaagttttttcttTCGAAGGAATGTGGGGCCCGGTCAGAGATGTCCGGCGTCCTATTATCCacgtaatttcaaaatttcaagcggCAATTCCCGACATAAAACTGTTTTTTTTATAACGATTAATATCAGGAAAAACTTTAAACCGATATAGTTGTGATAaaatttgatcacaaaaaatttaaaattacatatttgtgataaatttacctcaaattactttttttgacagtcaaaaatttcaaatttgtacacatgtgacaaatttaccttatgttaatttttgttaatataataaaaaaatttaaattggtacacctatgacaaatggAGGTTAAAACCAAAATCAACACGTTCGTCAACTGTGATgtatcatctaactcagcaatttggcagtaaaatttaacgaaaattaacggagatCAAATTTATTGctagtgtaccaatttgagttgtagttttggataaatttataacgggcgtatcaatttgggatttttcatagtattaattttttttaaagagaatttGTCCGAATTTCTTAGCAGCCATATAGGGAAAAACACTCTTTTCGAAAGTCGTCTATTT contains:
- the LOC115738972 gene encoding proteasome subunit beta type-5-B, coding for MKLDTSGLESTMPIFGMNKELLEGFSAAPSFEIPGACDFDNFQKEAVQMVKPAKGTTTLAFIFKEGVMVAADSRASMGGYISSQSVKKIIEINPHMLGTMAGGAADCQFWHRNLGIKCRLHELANKRRISVTGASKLLANILYSYRGMGLSVGTMIAGWDETGPGLYYVDSEGGRLKGTRFSVGSGSPYAYGVLDSGYRYDMSVEEAAELARRAIYHATFRDGASGGVASVYHVGPTGWKKLSGDDVGELHYRYYPVMPSTVEQEMAEVAAAP